In one window of uncultured Desulfovibrio sp. DNA:
- a CDS encoding NADH-quinone oxidoreductase subunit C — protein sequence MSTTTEQTQHPASGNRGAGYVANVRQRFPYAVLDEERQTSNQLTITVKLEALPDVVSYLYYDQGGWLPVVFGNDERTLNGSFAIYYALSMEEGEKCWIVVRAFVDADRQEFPSVTARVPAAVWGEREIRDMYGLTPVGLPDARRLVLPDDWPDNLHPLRKDCMDYRQRPAPTTDTETYDFINELGSEKDRILPVGPMHVTSDEPGHFRLFVDGENVVDADYRMFYVHRGMEKAAEVRMGYHEITFLAERVCGICGYAHSIAYANSVENALDINVPMRARWIRTLLLEAERLHSHLLNLGLVCHFTGFDSGFQQFFRVREKSMTIAELLTGSRKTYGLNLIGGIRNDILADARKTTTALLNSIEKEVAELVDMLLSTTNFEQRTKGVGILDRKVARDYSPVGPMIRGSGFARDVRADHPFEGYAHIPVNVFSFDGCDIFSRALVRVKEVFDSIAQCRYVLDNMPGGPVLTEGFTYTPHKFALGFTEAPRGEDVHWSMTGNNQKIFRWRCRAATYANWPVLRYALRGNTVSDAALIIGSLDPCYSCTDRVTLVDVRKKKAKTVSYQDFEQYGIDRKHSPLP from the coding sequence GTGAGCACGACCACGGAACAGACCCAACACCCCGCCAGCGGCAATCGCGGCGCCGGGTATGTGGCAAACGTGCGGCAGCGCTTTCCCTATGCTGTTCTTGATGAAGAACGGCAAACCAGCAACCAGCTCACCATCACGGTCAAGCTGGAGGCTCTGCCCGATGTTGTTTCCTACCTTTATTACGATCAGGGCGGCTGGCTGCCGGTGGTTTTTGGCAACGACGAACGCACGCTCAACGGCAGCTTTGCCATCTACTACGCCCTTTCCATGGAAGAAGGCGAAAAATGCTGGATAGTTGTGCGCGCCTTTGTGGACGCTGACCGGCAGGAATTCCCTTCCGTCACGGCCAGGGTGCCCGCCGCCGTGTGGGGCGAGCGCGAAATCCGCGACATGTACGGGCTTACCCCTGTGGGCCTGCCCGATGCGCGCCGGCTGGTGCTGCCCGATGACTGGCCGGACAACCTGCATCCCCTGCGCAAGGACTGCATGGACTACCGCCAGCGCCCCGCGCCCACCACAGACACGGAAACCTACGACTTCATCAACGAGCTGGGCAGCGAGAAAGACCGCATCCTGCCCGTTGGCCCCATGCACGTCACTTCTGACGAACCCGGGCACTTCCGCCTGTTCGTTGACGGCGAAAACGTGGTGGATGCCGACTACCGCATGTTCTATGTGCACCGTGGCATGGAAAAAGCTGCGGAAGTACGCATGGGCTACCACGAAATCACCTTTCTGGCCGAACGCGTGTGCGGCATCTGCGGCTATGCCCACAGCATCGCCTACGCCAACTCGGTGGAAAACGCCCTGGACATCAACGTGCCCATGCGCGCCCGCTGGATACGCACCCTGTTGCTGGAGGCGGAACGCCTGCACAGCCATCTGCTGAACCTCGGCCTTGTCTGCCACTTTACGGGTTTTGACTCTGGCTTCCAGCAGTTCTTCCGCGTGCGCGAAAAATCCATGACCATCGCCGAGCTGCTCACCGGATCGCGCAAGACATACGGGCTCAACCTTATCGGCGGCATCCGCAACGATATTCTGGCCGATGCGCGCAAAACCACCACTGCCCTGCTCAATTCCATTGAAAAAGAAGTGGCCGAGCTGGTGGACATGCTCCTCAGCACCACCAACTTTGAACAGCGCACCAAGGGTGTGGGCATTCTCGACCGCAAGGTGGCCCGCGACTACAGCCCCGTTGGCCCCATGATTCGCGGCAGCGGCTTTGCCCGCGATGTGCGCGCCGATCATCCCTTTGAAGGCTACGCCCATATTCCCGTCAACGTCTTCTCCTTTGACGGTTGCGACATCTTTTCCCGCGCGCTTGTGCGGGTAAAAGAAGTGTTCGACTCAATCGCCCAGTGCCGCTACGTGCTGGACAACATGCCCGGCGGCCCGGTGCTGACTGAAGGCTTCACTTACACGCCCCACAAGTTCGCTCTGGGCTTTACCGAGGCCCCGCGCGGCGAAGACGTGCACTGGAGCATGACCGGCAACAACCAGAAGATCTTCCGCTGGCGCTGCCGCGCGGCCACCTACGCCAACTGGCCGGTGCTGCGCTACGCCCTGCGAGGCAATACGGTTTCGGACGCCGCCCTCATCATCGGCAGCCTTGACCCCTGCTATTCCTGCACAGACCGCGTCACCCTTGTGGATGTGCGCAAAAAGAAGGCCAAGACCGTGTCGTATCAAGACTTTGAGCAGTACGGCATTGACCGCAAACATTCACCTCTGCCCTGA
- a CDS encoding formate hydrogenlyase complex iron-sulfur subunit has translation MLKLLKIVRDAGEVTIKYPFAPAEFTPTFRGKPEYDPKRCIACAACAIACPPNALTIETDLEKGVRTWQFCAGRCIFCGRCEEVCPTRALRLSQEFELAVMRKDDLYERCTFSLCHCRQCGTPFAPQKEVDYALALTMQADGVTEEDPDQRRQFETCPQCKRKQTLGLKPRQEV, from the coding sequence ATGCTGAAATTACTCAAAATAGTCCGTGATGCAGGCGAGGTAACGATCAAGTACCCCTTCGCGCCTGCCGAATTCACGCCCACATTCCGTGGCAAGCCGGAATATGATCCCAAGCGCTGCATTGCCTGTGCGGCCTGCGCCATCGCCTGCCCGCCCAATGCCCTGACCATCGAAACCGATCTGGAAAAGGGCGTGCGCACCTGGCAATTCTGCGCCGGACGCTGCATCTTTTGCGGCCGTTGCGAAGAGGTTTGCCCCACCAGGGCCTTGCGCCTCTCGCAGGAGTTTGAACTTGCCGTCATGCGCAAAGACGACCTTTATGAACGCTGCACCTTCAGCCTGTGCCACTGCCGCCAGTGCGGCACCCCCTTTGCCCCGCAAAAAGAGGTGGACTACGCGCTGGCCCTGACCATGCAGGCTGACGGCGTTACAGAAGAAGACCCCGACCAGCGTCGGCAGTTTGAAACCTGCCCCCAGTGCAAGCGCAAGCAGACCCTCGGCCTCAAGCCCCGGCAGGAGGTATAG